Proteins co-encoded in one Streptomyces roseochromogenus subsp. oscitans DS 12.976 genomic window:
- a CDS encoding transglutaminase-like domain-containing protein, whose protein sequence is MRHPYLPPPYPPPPKRSAELCRRFAEEARSERPDLSALCLLIGAVADGSLDEAGIDAAQLELDRLAGELPYRPGGPPAWAEAVRRLLGARYDFHGTPGDYQRLESSLLHEVLRRRRGLPILLSVVWLEVARRAGAPVYGVALPGHFVVGFGAAGEQVLADPFAGGRVLTGTDTEMFVVGATGAPLDASMLEPAAPLEVVQRILNNIRAWAAARPERSDVALRAVELALLIPAHPARLRYERGQLLVQRGEFMSGAEELDAYADLIEVVDESAARKVREQARTARAMLN, encoded by the coding sequence ATGCGTCACCCGTATCTGCCGCCGCCGTATCCGCCCCCGCCGAAGCGGTCGGCCGAGCTGTGCCGGAGGTTCGCCGAGGAGGCCCGGTCGGAGCGGCCGGATCTGTCGGCGCTGTGCCTGCTGATCGGCGCCGTGGCGGACGGCTCGCTGGACGAGGCCGGGATCGATGCCGCGCAGCTGGAGCTGGACCGGCTCGCGGGCGAGCTGCCGTACCGGCCGGGCGGGCCGCCCGCGTGGGCGGAGGCCGTACGACGGCTGCTCGGGGCGCGCTACGACTTCCACGGCACACCCGGTGACTATCAGCGGCTGGAGTCCTCCCTGCTGCACGAGGTGCTGCGGCGGCGGCGCGGGCTGCCGATCCTGCTGTCGGTGGTGTGGCTGGAGGTCGCACGACGGGCGGGCGCGCCGGTGTACGGGGTCGCGCTGCCGGGGCACTTCGTGGTGGGGTTCGGCGCGGCCGGGGAACAGGTGCTGGCCGATCCGTTCGCCGGGGGGCGGGTGCTGACCGGGACCGATACGGAGATGTTCGTGGTGGGGGCCACGGGGGCGCCGCTGGACGCCTCGATGCTGGAGCCCGCGGCGCCGCTGGAGGTCGTCCAGCGGATCCTGAACAACATCCGCGCGTGGGCCGCCGCCCGCCCCGAGCGCTCGGATGTCGCCCTGCGGGCCGTGGAGCTGGCGCTGCTGATCCCCGCACATCCGGCCCGGCTCCGGTACGAGCGCGGGCAACTGCTCGTGCAGCGGGGCGAGTTCATGTCGGGTGCGGAGGAACTGGACGCCTATGCGGACTTGATCGAGGTTGTCGACGAATCGGCCGCACGGAAGGTACGGGAACAGGCCCGTACCGCGCGGGCCATGCTCAACTGA
- a CDS encoding TIGR00730 family Rossman fold protein, whose translation MATGNPEGKKVPPDEQRLGPVLRRRGQVTASTTDQRLLDAGGPTDWVHTDPWRVLRIQSEFIEGFGTLAELPPAISVFGSARTPVDSPEYDAGVRLGRGLVEAGWAVITGGGPGAMEAANKGACEAGGISVGLGIELPFEQGLNPYVDIGLNFRYFFVRKMMFVKYAQGFVVLPGGLGTLDEFFEALTLVQTQKVTRFPIVLFGSEYWGGLVDWLKNTLVAQGKAAEKDLLLFHVTDDVDEAVALVSKEAAR comes from the coding sequence ATGGCTACCGGTAACCCCGAGGGGAAGAAGGTGCCGCCGGACGAGCAGCGGCTCGGACCGGTCCTGCGACGGCGGGGACAGGTGACGGCGAGTACGACCGACCAGCGGCTGCTGGACGCGGGCGGCCCCACGGACTGGGTCCACACCGACCCCTGGCGCGTGCTCCGTATCCAGTCGGAGTTCATCGAGGGATTCGGCACGCTCGCCGAACTCCCGCCTGCCATCAGCGTGTTCGGCTCGGCACGGACGCCGGTGGACTCACCGGAGTACGACGCGGGCGTGCGGCTCGGCCGCGGGCTGGTCGAGGCGGGCTGGGCGGTGATCACCGGCGGCGGGCCCGGGGCGATGGAGGCGGCCAACAAGGGCGCGTGCGAGGCGGGCGGCATCTCGGTCGGCCTCGGCATCGAACTGCCCTTCGAGCAGGGCCTGAACCCCTACGTCGACATCGGCCTCAACTTCCGCTACTTCTTCGTCCGCAAGATGATGTTCGTGAAGTACGCGCAGGGGTTCGTGGTCCTGCCCGGCGGCCTCGGCACGCTCGACGAGTTCTTCGAGGCGCTGACCCTGGTCCAGACCCAGAAGGTCACCCGCTTCCCGATCGTCCTCTTCGGCAGCGAGTACTGGGGCGGCTTGGTGGACTGGCTCAAGAACACGCTGGTCGCCCAGGGCAAGGCCGCCGAAAAGGACCTCCTCCTCTTCCACGTGACAGACGACGTCGACGAGGCGGTGGCCCTGGTCTCCAAGGAGGCGGCCCGCT
- a CDS encoding ABC transporter permease encodes MNALIKLELARVLRNKKFLFFSVLYPSFIYLIFSSSSGSDQKVDGTGLTVATYLMVSMASFGALTAVLMGNSERIAKERENGWVRQLRLTPLPGRGYVLAKTASAAVVSLPSIIVVFLVAAVIKHVHLDAWQWLALTGVIWAGSLVFAALGVAIGYVASGDAVRPITMIVYFGLSILGGLWMPSTTFPKILQDIAKWLPTHAYAALGRAIEQSQAPSATDVAILAVYFVLFAGGAAWLYRKDTLKA; translated from the coding sequence ATGAACGCCCTGATCAAGCTCGAACTGGCCCGTGTCCTGCGCAACAAGAAGTTCCTGTTCTTCTCGGTGCTCTACCCCTCGTTCATCTACCTGATCTTCTCCAGCAGCTCCGGCTCGGACCAGAAGGTCGACGGCACCGGCCTGACCGTCGCCACCTACCTGATGGTCTCCATGGCCTCCTTCGGCGCCCTGACCGCCGTCCTCATGGGCAACAGCGAGCGCATCGCCAAGGAGCGCGAGAACGGCTGGGTACGGCAGCTGCGGCTGACCCCGCTGCCCGGGCGCGGCTATGTCCTCGCCAAGACCGCCAGTGCCGCCGTGGTGAGCCTGCCGTCGATCATCGTGGTGTTCCTCGTCGCCGCGGTGATCAAGCACGTCCACCTGGACGCCTGGCAGTGGCTCGCCCTCACCGGGGTCATCTGGGCCGGCAGCCTCGTCTTCGCCGCGCTCGGCGTCGCCATCGGTTATGTCGCCTCCGGTGACGCGGTCCGCCCGATCACGATGATCGTCTACTTCGGTCTGTCGATCCTCGGCGGCCTGTGGATGCCGTCCACCACCTTCCCGAAGATCCTGCAGGACATCGCGAAGTGGCTGCCCACACACGCGTACGCTGCTCTGGGACGGGCGATCGAACAGAGCCAGGCCCCGAGCGCCACGGACGTCGCCATCCTCGCCGTCTACTTCGTGCTGTTCGCGGGCGGCGCGGCCTGGCTGTACCGGAAGGACACGCTGAAGGCGTGA
- the dapE gene encoding succinyl-diaminopimelate desuccinylase, with protein MADTSLDLTLDAAALTAQLVDFPSESGTEKPLADAIETALRALPHLTVDRYGNNVIARTNLGRAERVILAGHIDTVPIADNVPSRLDEDGVLWGCGTCDMKAGVAVQLRVAATVPAPNRDLTFVFYDNEEVAAELNGLKHVAEAHPEWLRGDFAVLLEPSDGEVEGGCQGTLRVLLKTKGERAHSARGWMGSNAIHAAAPILARLASYEPRWPLIDGLEYREGLNAVRIGGGVAGNVIPDECVVTVNFRYAPDRTEEEAIAHVREVFADCGVTEFVVDDHSPGALPGLSHPAAVAFIEAVGGTPKPKYGWTDVSRFSALGVPAVNYGPGNPHLAHKRDERVETAKILAGEERLRDWLTA; from the coding sequence ATGGCCGACACCTCGCTTGACCTCACGCTCGATGCCGCCGCGCTCACCGCGCAGCTCGTGGACTTCCCCTCCGAGAGCGGCACCGAGAAGCCGCTCGCGGACGCGATCGAGACCGCCCTGCGCGCCCTGCCGCACCTGACGGTCGACCGCTACGGCAACAACGTGATCGCCCGCACGAACCTGGGCCGCGCCGAGCGCGTGATCCTGGCCGGCCACATCGACACGGTCCCGATCGCGGACAACGTGCCCTCGCGCCTGGACGAGGACGGCGTGCTGTGGGGCTGCGGCACCTGCGACATGAAGGCGGGCGTCGCGGTGCAGCTGCGCGTCGCGGCCACCGTCCCCGCCCCCAACCGCGACCTGACCTTCGTCTTCTACGACAACGAGGAGGTCGCCGCCGAGCTCAACGGCCTCAAGCATGTCGCCGAGGCCCATCCCGAGTGGCTGCGCGGCGATTTCGCGGTCCTGCTGGAGCCCTCCGACGGCGAGGTCGAGGGCGGCTGCCAGGGCACGCTGCGGGTGCTGCTGAAGACGAAGGGCGAGCGGGCCCACTCGGCGCGCGGCTGGATGGGCTCCAACGCCATCCACGCGGCGGCCCCCATCCTGGCCCGCCTGGCGTCCTACGAGCCGCGCTGGCCGCTGATCGACGGCCTGGAGTACCGCGAGGGCCTGAACGCGGTGCGCATCGGCGGGGGAGTGGCCGGCAACGTCATCCCCGACGAGTGCGTGGTGACGGTCAACTTCCGCTACGCCCCCGATCGCACCGAGGAGGAGGCGATCGCGCATGTCCGCGAGGTGTTCGCGGACTGCGGGGTGACGGAGTTCGTGGTCGACGACCACAGCCCCGGTGCGCTGCCCGGTCTCTCGCACCCGGCCGCGGTGGCCTTCATCGAGGCGGTGGGCGGCACTCCGAAGCCCAAGTACGGCTGGACGGACGTCTCCCGCTTCTCCGCGCTCGGCGTACCCGCGGTCAACTACGGCCCCGGCAACCCGCACCTGGCCCACAAGCGCGACGAGCGGGTGGAGACGGCGAAGATCCTGGCGGGCGAGGAGCGGCTGCGAGACTGGCTGACGGCGTAA
- the fdxA gene encoding ferredoxin, translating into MTYVIAQPCVDVKDKACIEECPVDCIYEGSRSLYIHPDECVDCGACEPVCPVEAIFYEDDVPEEWKDYYKANVEFFDELGSPGGASKLGLIERDHPFVAALPPQGE; encoded by the coding sequence GTGACCTACGTCATCGCGCAGCCTTGTGTCGACGTCAAGGACAAGGCGTGCATCGAGGAGTGCCCGGTCGACTGCATTTACGAGGGCTCCCGGTCCTTGTACATCCACCCGGACGAATGCGTCGACTGTGGTGCCTGTGAGCCGGTCTGCCCGGTCGAGGCGATCTTCTACGAGGACGACGTCCCGGAGGAGTGGAAGGACTACTACAAGGCCAACGTCGAGTTCTTCGACGAACTCGGCTCTCCCGGCGGTGCCAGCAAGCTGGGGCTGATCGAGCGCGACCACCCCTTCGTCGCCGCGCTCCCGCCGCAGGGCGAGTGA
- a CDS encoding sensor histidine kinase translates to MTEDPQACETRPELQVRIGQGPANRREVMVKMLWIGVWLIFLSSPIQDLASGRHTLGATVAGALGLTAFVVAYLTLVFRNMGRPFTPRIVISLLSVLGVLAPVLAYSLGGAWIGLFVYLSVACGATLPVRAACWAIPATAVVMFLVGLHVGLSRWDDSLLLVVLIGFAMVGVGQLVRTTVELRRARATVAHLAANEERLRLARDLHDLLGHSLSLITLKSELAGRMLPDHPDKAAQQIADIEQVSRQALVDVREAVTGYRRPRLNAELAGTQVALTAAGVTAEVPAEPDLTGVPEEAESALAWALREAVTNVVRHSGADKCLVQLTHRQTLDGPMLELSVEDNGSGGSGNGPGNGLTGLTERLEKAGGTLEAGRIKHGFRLVARVPAPLSGDVGSGA, encoded by the coding sequence ATGACGGAAGACCCGCAGGCCTGTGAGACACGGCCGGAGCTGCAGGTGCGGATCGGCCAGGGCCCGGCCAACCGGCGCGAGGTCATGGTCAAGATGCTGTGGATCGGCGTCTGGCTGATCTTCCTCAGCTCGCCGATCCAGGACCTGGCCTCGGGCCGTCACACCCTGGGCGCCACCGTGGCCGGCGCGCTCGGCCTCACCGCCTTCGTCGTGGCCTATCTGACCCTGGTCTTCCGGAACATGGGCCGCCCCTTCACGCCGCGGATCGTCATCTCGCTGCTGTCGGTCCTCGGCGTCCTCGCCCCCGTACTGGCCTACAGCCTCGGCGGCGCCTGGATCGGGCTGTTCGTCTATCTCTCGGTGGCCTGCGGGGCGACCCTGCCGGTCCGGGCCGCGTGCTGGGCGATCCCGGCGACGGCCGTGGTGATGTTCCTCGTCGGACTGCACGTCGGCCTGTCGAGGTGGGACGACTCACTGCTGCTCGTCGTGCTCATCGGGTTCGCGATGGTCGGCGTCGGCCAACTCGTCCGTACGACCGTCGAGTTGCGCAGGGCCCGGGCCACCGTGGCCCATCTCGCGGCCAACGAGGAGCGGCTGCGGCTCGCCCGTGACCTGCACGACCTGCTGGGGCACTCGCTCTCGCTGATCACGCTGAAGAGCGAGCTGGCCGGCCGGATGCTGCCCGACCACCCCGACAAGGCGGCCCAGCAGATCGCCGACATCGAGCAGGTCAGCCGGCAGGCCCTGGTCGACGTCCGGGAGGCCGTCACCGGCTACCGCCGCCCGCGCCTGAACGCCGAACTCGCCGGCACCCAGGTCGCCCTGACCGCCGCCGGTGTCACCGCCGAGGTGCCCGCCGAGCCCGACCTCACCGGCGTCCCCGAGGAGGCCGAGTCCGCGCTCGCCTGGGCGCTGCGCGAAGCCGTCACCAACGTGGTCCGGCACAGCGGCGCCGACAAGTGCCTCGTCCAGCTCACGCACCGGCAGACCCTGGACGGCCCGATGCTCGAACTCTCCGTCGAGGACAACGGATCCGGCGGCAGCGGCAACGGCCCCGGCAACGGCCTGACCGGCCTCACGGAGCGGCTGGAGAAGGCCGGCGGCACCCTGGAGGCGGGCCGGATCAAGCACGGGTTCCGGCTGGTCGCCCGCGTCCCGGCGCCCCTGTCCGGGGACGTAGGATCCGGGGCATGA
- a CDS encoding DUF6113 family protein — MSNTGPGSPLAQPLQRPSAARVVAYVGLFLLGAVVGLAGTLVQAAWFPGGLLLALAGAAGLFLGGSYTTGGRGGAVAPVVGWIVAVILLTTARPEGDFLFAAGGSSYLFLLGGMALAVICATVGAGRQPRDGLARLGK; from the coding sequence ATGAGCAACACCGGACCGGGCTCGCCGCTCGCCCAGCCGCTGCAACGGCCCTCGGCTGCACGGGTTGTCGCTTATGTCGGACTCTTCCTGCTCGGTGCCGTCGTCGGTCTCGCCGGGACCCTGGTCCAGGCCGCCTGGTTCCCCGGCGGGCTGCTACTCGCCCTCGCGGGCGCGGCCGGGCTGTTCCTCGGCGGGTCGTACACCACCGGCGGCCGGGGCGGGGCGGTCGCACCCGTGGTGGGCTGGATCGTCGCCGTCATCCTGCTCACCACCGCGCGCCCCGAAGGCGACTTCCTGTTCGCCGCCGGAGGCAGCTCCTATCTCTTCCTGCTCGGCGGTATGGCGCTCGCTGTGATCTGCGCCACCGTCGGTGCCGGGCGGCAACCTCGTGACGGCCTTGCCCGACTTGGGAAGTGA
- a CDS encoding GNAT family N-acetyltransferase, whose protein sequence is MEISAAGRLEVRITPADVGKRVSVRCLSEPGTGQEKFTDTVGVLTSWDDAVLMITRRDGRSVRIAESALVAGKVVPAAPVRRRGPAASYDELARVASRGWRPLETEQLGEWELRAAGGFTRRANSVLPLGDPGLPLDAALAAVRRWYGERGLPAYVQTATGAEGTQELLCAELERRGWVREVTAEVWTGALAPVADRAEGAGVVLSRRADEAWLARYQRKGVSEVALRVLGGGPSVWFATVPGAEGEPPAAIGRCVVDGRWAGFAAVEVDPGLRRQGLATEVLAALARRALDEGASAAWLQVETDNEGARGLYARLGFAPHHSYHHYREPDDSGAAGS, encoded by the coding sequence GTGGAAATATCGGCGGCAGGACGACTGGAAGTCCGGATCACCCCGGCTGACGTGGGAAAACGAGTCTCCGTGCGGTGCTTGAGCGAACCTGGAACAGGGCAGGAGAAGTTCACCGACACGGTGGGTGTTCTCACATCATGGGATGATGCCGTGCTCATGATCACACGACGAGACGGGCGAAGTGTCCGTATCGCCGAGTCTGCCCTGGTCGCGGGCAAGGTCGTACCGGCCGCTCCCGTTCGCCGCCGGGGGCCTGCCGCCTCGTACGACGAACTCGCGCGGGTCGCCTCGCGGGGCTGGCGACCGCTGGAGACCGAGCAGCTGGGGGAATGGGAATTGCGGGCTGCCGGCGGCTTCACCCGGCGGGCCAACAGTGTGCTTCCGCTCGGCGACCCCGGGCTCCCCCTCGACGCGGCCCTTGCGGCCGTACGACGCTGGTACGGCGAGCGTGGCCTGCCCGCCTACGTCCAGACGGCCACCGGAGCCGAGGGCACACAGGAGCTGCTGTGCGCGGAGCTGGAGCGGCGCGGCTGGGTGCGGGAGGTGACCGCCGAGGTGTGGACCGGTGCCCTGGCGCCGGTCGCGGACCGGGCCGAGGGCGCGGGTGTGGTGCTGTCCCGGCGGGCGGACGAGGCGTGGCTCGCCCGGTACCAGCGCAAGGGAGTGAGCGAGGTGGCCCTGCGAGTGCTCGGCGGCGGCCCGTCGGTGTGGTTCGCGACCGTGCCGGGGGCGGAGGGTGAGCCTCCGGCGGCGATCGGGCGGTGTGTCGTGGACGGCCGGTGGGCCGGGTTCGCGGCCGTCGAGGTGGATCCCGGGCTGCGCCGGCAGGGCCTCGCCACGGAGGTGCTGGCCGCGCTGGCCCGCCGGGCGCTGGACGAGGGTGCGTCGGCGGCCTGGCTGCAGGTCGAGACGGACAACGAGGGCGCCCGCGGCCTGTACGCCCGCCTGGGCTTCGCCCCGCACCACAGCTACCACCACTACCGGGAGCCGGACGATTCGGGCGCGGCCGGGTCGTAG
- a CDS encoding response regulator transcription factor gives MTSTIKVLLAEDQSMVREALAALLGLEDDIEVVAQVARGDQVLAAVDAHGVDVALLDIEMPGCTGIEAAGQVHREFPQVKLVVLTTFGRPGYLRSAMEAGADAFLVKDAPAAQLAEAIRKVLSGERVIDPTLAAAALAEGANPLTEREREVLRAAADGSTNAELAKALHLSQGTVRNYLSTAIQKLAVRNRAEAVRIAREKGWL, from the coding sequence ATGACGAGCACGATCAAGGTCCTTCTCGCCGAGGACCAGTCGATGGTCCGCGAGGCCCTGGCCGCGCTGCTCGGCCTGGAGGACGACATCGAGGTCGTCGCCCAGGTCGCGCGCGGGGACCAGGTACTGGCGGCCGTCGACGCGCACGGCGTGGACGTGGCGCTGCTCGACATCGAGATGCCCGGCTGCACCGGCATCGAGGCGGCTGGCCAGGTCCACCGGGAGTTTCCGCAGGTCAAACTGGTCGTCCTGACCACCTTCGGCCGCCCCGGCTATCTGCGCAGCGCGATGGAGGCCGGCGCCGACGCCTTCCTCGTCAAGGACGCCCCGGCCGCCCAGCTCGCCGAGGCGATCCGCAAGGTGCTGTCCGGTGAGCGGGTCATCGACCCCACGCTCGCCGCCGCCGCGCTCGCCGAGGGCGCGAATCCCCTCACGGAGCGTGAACGCGAGGTGCTCCGCGCGGCGGCCGACGGCTCCACCAACGCCGAGCTGGCCAAGGCCCTCCACCTCTCCCAGGGCACGGTCCGCAACTACCTCTCCACAGCGATCCAGAAGCTCGCGGTACGGAACCGGGCGGAGGCGGTGCGGATCGCGCGGGAGAAGGGGTGGCTCTGA
- a CDS encoding heavy metal transporter produces MSEPPTRPKRRGRLFRFSAALLVLCGVAAYLVVQYVTGGGGARGCKVVASSGDGTSYEFTPEQAGNAATIAAVGTGRGMPERAVTIALATALQESGLRNIEHGDRDSLGLFQQRPSQGWGTEQQIMDPAYAAGIFYAHLAKVPDYADLPLTEAAQEVQRSGYPEAYAKHEPDATLLAAALTGRAAATLTCDGRQDPTDSATGPDAVRAALVRDFGRDALQETGAEVGGTPVPSPSPSPSVTATAQGRTVTVPVPQGTKVDAIGRGERERGWQLAQWAVANSSALHIQRVSYAGREWAAGSGGGQWKPTASGGAADAESSAGAVRIVTGQ; encoded by the coding sequence GTGTCAGAGCCCCCCACCCGTCCCAAGCGTCGCGGCCGCCTCTTTCGTTTCAGTGCGGCCCTGTTGGTCCTGTGCGGTGTCGCCGCATACCTCGTGGTGCAGTACGTCACTGGAGGCGGCGGAGCGCGCGGCTGCAAGGTGGTCGCGTCCTCGGGCGACGGAACGTCGTACGAGTTCACGCCGGAGCAGGCGGGGAACGCGGCGACGATCGCGGCCGTGGGCACCGGGCGCGGGATGCCCGAGCGGGCGGTGACGATCGCGCTGGCGACCGCCCTGCAGGAGTCGGGCCTGCGCAACATCGAGCACGGTGACCGGGATTCGCTGGGCCTGTTCCAGCAGCGGCCCTCGCAGGGCTGGGGCACCGAGCAGCAGATCATGGACCCGGCGTACGCGGCCGGCATCTTCTACGCGCACCTCGCCAAGGTGCCCGACTACGCCGATCTGCCGCTGACCGAGGCGGCCCAGGAGGTCCAGCGCAGCGGCTACCCGGAGGCGTACGCCAAACACGAGCCGGACGCCACGCTGCTGGCGGCGGCGCTGACCGGCCGCGCGGCGGCCACGCTGACCTGCGACGGGCGCCAGGACCCCACGGACTCGGCGACGGGTCCGGACGCGGTACGGGCCGCACTGGTACGGGACTTCGGGCGGGACGCGCTGCAGGAGACCGGTGCGGAGGTGGGCGGTACGCCCGTGCCGTCGCCGTCCCCCTCGCCGAGCGTGACCGCGACCGCGCAGGGGCGGACCGTGACCGTGCCGGTGCCGCAGGGCACGAAGGTCGATGCGATCGGGCGCGGCGAACGGGAGCGCGGCTGGCAGCTGGCGCAGTGGGCCGTGGCCAACTCCTCGGCGCTGCACATCCAGCGGGTGTCGTACGCGGGCCGGGAGTGGGCGGCCGGGAGCGGCGGCGGCCAGTGGAAGCCGACTGCGTCGGGCGGGGCCGCCGATGCGGAGAGTTCCGCGGGGGCCGTCCGGATCGTGACCGGACAGTAG
- a CDS encoding bifunctional succinyldiaminopimelate transaminase/glutamate-prephenate aminotransferase produces MSAVSDRLPTFPWDKLEPYKKTAAAHPDGIVDLSVGTPVDPVPELVQKALIDAADSPGYPTVWGTPALRDAITGWLERRLGAREITHRHVLPVVGSKELVAWLPTQLGLGPGDKVAYPRLAYPTYEVGARLARADYEVYDDPRDLDPAGLKLLWLNSPSNPTGKVLSKRELTDIVAWARAHGVLLFSDECYLELGWEADPVSVLHPDVNGGSYDGIVAVHSLSKRSNLAGYRAAFIAGDPAVLGPLLEIRKHGGMMTSAPTQAAVVAALGDDEHVRVQRERYAARREALRAALLGHGFRIEHSEASLYLWATRDESCWTTVAHLAGLGILVAPGDFYGEAGEQFVRVALTATDERVQAAVSRL; encoded by the coding sequence GTGTCCGCAGTCTCCGACCGGCTCCCCACCTTCCCCTGGGACAAGCTGGAGCCGTACAAGAAGACGGCCGCCGCGCACCCCGACGGGATCGTCGACCTGTCCGTGGGCACCCCGGTCGACCCCGTGCCCGAGCTGGTCCAGAAGGCCCTGATCGACGCGGCCGACTCCCCGGGCTACCCGACCGTCTGGGGCACCCCGGCGCTGCGCGACGCGATCACCGGCTGGCTGGAGCGCCGCCTGGGCGCCCGGGAGATCACCCACCGCCATGTCCTGCCGGTCGTCGGCTCCAAGGAACTGGTGGCCTGGCTGCCGACCCAGCTGGGCCTCGGCCCCGGCGACAAGGTCGCCTACCCGCGCCTCGCCTACCCCACGTACGAGGTCGGCGCCCGCCTGGCCCGCGCCGACTACGAGGTCTACGACGACCCGCGCGACCTCGACCCGGCCGGCCTGAAGCTCCTCTGGCTGAACTCCCCGTCCAACCCCACCGGCAAGGTGCTGTCGAAGCGGGAGCTGACGGACATCGTCGCCTGGGCCCGCGCCCACGGCGTCCTGCTCTTCTCCGACGAGTGCTATCTGGAACTGGGCTGGGAGGCCGACCCGGTCTCGGTCCTGCACCCGGACGTCAACGGCGGCTCCTACGACGGCATCGTCGCCGTCCACTCCCTCTCCAAGCGCTCCAACCTGGCGGGCTACCGCGCGGCCTTCATCGCCGGTGACCCGGCCGTCCTCGGCCCGCTGCTGGAGATCCGCAAGCACGGCGGCATGATGACCTCGGCGCCCACGCAGGCGGCCGTCGTGGCGGCCCTGGGCGACGACGAGCACGTCCGCGTCCAGCGCGAGCGCTACGCCGCCCGCCGCGAGGCCCTGCGGGCGGCCCTGCTCGGCCACGGCTTCCGCATCGAGCACAGCGAGGCGAGCCTCTACCTCTGGGCCACCCGCGACGAGTCCTGCTGGACCACGGTCGCCCACCTCGCCGGCCTCGGCATCCTCGTCGCCCCGGGCGACTTCTACGGCGAGGCGGGCGAACAGTTCGTACGCGTGGCCCTGACGGCGACGGACGAACGCGTCCAGGCAGCGGTATCCCGCCTGTAA
- a CDS encoding ABC transporter ATP-binding protein: protein MTTTAAPATTTPVVGFDQVTKTYGSVRAVDGISLRLYPGETVALLGPNGAGKSTTLDLLLGLKHPDNGTVSLFGGTPREAIVAGRVGAMLQSGGLMDEVTVAELVKLACSLHPKPYKPADVMARAGIAQIADRKVNKLSGGQAQRVRFALATAGDSDLIILDEPTTGMDVSARQSFWATMREQADQGRTVLFATHYLEEADAIADRVLVLHRGRLLADGTAAEIKAKAGARRVSFDLEGAIDEAALRGLPFLTSIDVSGQTVRIQSSDADATVHALYGLGVYPRNLEVAGLGLEQAFVAITEAEEAKQS from the coding sequence ATGACAACGACTGCGGCACCGGCCACCACCACCCCGGTGGTCGGCTTCGACCAGGTGACCAAGACCTACGGCAGCGTGCGGGCCGTCGACGGGATCTCGCTCCGGCTGTATCCCGGCGAGACCGTCGCCCTCCTCGGCCCGAACGGGGCCGGCAAGTCCACCACCCTCGACCTGCTCCTCGGCCTCAAGCACCCCGACAACGGCACGGTGAGCCTCTTCGGCGGCACCCCGCGCGAGGCGATCGTCGCCGGGCGGGTCGGCGCCATGCTGCAGAGCGGCGGCCTGATGGACGAGGTCACCGTCGCCGAGCTGGTGAAGCTGGCCTGCTCGCTGCACCCGAAGCCGTACAAGCCCGCCGACGTCATGGCCCGCGCGGGCATCGCGCAGATCGCCGACCGCAAGGTCAACAAGCTCTCCGGCGGCCAGGCCCAGCGCGTCCGCTTCGCCCTCGCCACCGCCGGCGACAGCGACCTGATCATCCTGGACGAGCCGACCACCGGCATGGACGTCTCCGCCCGCCAGTCCTTCTGGGCCACCATGCGCGAGCAGGCCGACCAGGGCCGTACGGTCCTGTTCGCCACCCACTACCTCGAAGAGGCCGACGCCATCGCCGACCGGGTCCTGGTGCTGCACCGGGGCCGGCTCCTCGCCGACGGCACCGCCGCCGAGATCAAGGCCAAGGCGGGTGCCCGCAGGGTCTCCTTCGACCTGGAGGGCGCCATCGACGAGGCCGCCCTGCGCGGCCTGCCGTTCCTGACCTCCATAGACGTCTCGGGCCAGACCGTCCGCATCCAGTCGTCCGACGCCGACGCCACCGTCCACGCCCTGTACGGCCTCGGCGTCTACCCCCGCAACCTCGAAGTCGCCGGTCTCGGTCTGGAGCAGGCCTTCGTCGCCATCACGGAGGCCGAGGAGGCCAAGCAGTCATGA